In Nothobranchius furzeri strain GRZ-AD chromosome 19, NfurGRZ-RIMD1, whole genome shotgun sequence, the following are encoded in one genomic region:
- the LOC107397246 gene encoding gamma-glutamylcyclotransferase, with translation MLVTTVGCFLYFAFGSNLLKERLHLANPTATFVSTGRLKDYKLNFGLWGENVTTRWHGGVGTIEYSPGAEVWGVIWSLNNEDLANLDSQEGVKDGFYTPLTVSVETDKGPVVCRTYQMNNFYATVASPQYKEVVCLGAVQNNLPDEYVTRLKAVQTNNYTGPSLRDQIMVPSSENCTSLTSEIN, from the exons ATGTTGGTGACTACCGTCGGCTGCTTCTTATACTTCGCGTTTGGAAGCAACTTATTAAAGGAAAGGTTACACTTAGCAAACCCTACGGCTACATTCGTCTCTACAGGTCGCCTGAAG GATTATAAGCTGAACTTTGGTCTTTGGGGTGAAAATGTTACAACTCGATGGCATGGTGGAGTGGGCACCATTGAGTACAGCCCAGGTGCAGAGGTGTGGGGGGTGATCTGGTCTCTGAACAATGAAGATCTTGCAAACTTAGACAG CCAGGAAGGTGTGAAAGATGGATTCTACACTCCTTTGACTGTGTCGGTGGAGACAGACAAAGGCCCGGTGGTCTGCAGGACGTATCAGATGAATAATTTCTATGCTACTGTTGCATCTCCTCAGTACAAAGAG gtgGTGTGTCTGGGTGCAGTGCAGAACAATCTCCCAGACGAATACGTGACCAGGCTGAAGGCCGTTCAGACCAACAACTACACCGGCCCATCGCTCCGTGATCAAATCATGGTGCCGAGCAGCGAAAACTGTACGTCCTTAACATCAGAGATTAACTGA
- the adnp2b gene encoding activity-dependent neuroprotector homeobox protein 2b, with protein sequence MYQLPVGNVEKIRKGRRAVKNILSEIGLEDCQTFLKDLNESSEKNADEDEAFQQTDWIDITEGYSRRHRKKWPYRSRSLCCNQCKYSSQNLYNFRTHVSRCHGCVESFCTLTPCSHCIFISHPRNVKRHMQFFHSKVPVPVTQPQKSSLITHMGNERYQCRKCGFPNSSIFAMKKHIILKHLPSLADQYVGYRLQQQLNASVKIYCCKVCSVNTGTLDQMLHHLLVEPVHHTIAIQVQSFIVENKKYTTKPTPNGNGLYVTFPSIAPKPQNSQTFTNNSLVLQSNGQSPGTVLALQQVQGATNSATLICTPGTNQAFLPPQASALVQLASAEAKGLLQPGATISLQSAPPQGSSAIVQVPTMTNMSLKPAPITQPVATTQPLQQQPPQVQQVALPPGMQPSVSGPGTGTGTGTVAKQTKHTPLQGTMLTSQSLLSHLIPTGNRVNGMPTYTFAPLQATMPVSQRTTTPLQPVEQTSNSAPQTKKWVTCPFCNELFPSNVFELHTEAAHQTKSSTSRSQSLAARAASLKKMPDKTVKCLTCKILLSEKTLFQHLLHGLNCLYCSALFFSIKQLIVHVQIHNPSGKVYCDFLRQKYRVYSKPNGDILFPYIDVNTTAPKEILGDTEVNLALVTNTLDLIFFKIHPSNQQEICQAPVKFNSMYCPFCDEKFQNQSVHAQHLKQKHFVAPTIHAILKTEAFKCIYCNGVYTGKVTQQAVMLHIQRCRCSPKPPQPPKPPHLPKPTLVVHQQQPPKPTQQISQTTGLYFVPMPQGLTMARTLAPARVIAPTKPPEPEESEAEKQSKKRLEAALKEAMEANKREREHKAAMRKKREEERLLQEKLEQEKKLLQPEPEVQSDPMVKLLIEPNSMERRCVENRRDFITKYFNLNPYASKAETEELSRRLSLNKSELLGQFSKRRSKCIKSLGSNSAAILLGFNMTEMSKVKHNMLIPEQQPPVDALDTQQDDDEEAESPPPSTDVGMQARATEPESIDVSEATKASTGEQME encoded by the exons ATGTATCAGCTTCCAGTTGGAAATGTCGAGAAGATTCGAAAGGGACGCAGAGCAGTGAAAAACATCTTAAGTGAGATTGGCTTAGAGGACTGCCAAACCTTCTTAAag GATCTCAATGAAAGCTCGGAGAAAAACGCAGACGAAGACGAAGCCTTTCAGCAAACTGACTGGATTGATATCACAGAGGGGTACAGCAGACGGCATCGAAAGAAG TGGCCTTATCGGTCTCGATCTTTATGCTGCAACCAGTGCAAGTACTCTTCTCAAAACCTCTACAACTTCAGGACTCATGTAAGCCGCTGCCATGGATGCGTCGAGTCCTTTTGTACACTGACGCCCTGCTCTCATTGTATCTTTATAAGCCATCCCAGGAATGTCAAGAGGCACATGCAATTCTTTCACTCAAAAGTCCCAGTACCGGTCACACAGCCTCAGAAAAGTTCTTTAATCACGCACATGGGAAATGAAAGATACCAGTGTCGAAAATGTGGATTCCCAAACTCCTCCATCTTCGCAATGAAGAAACACATCATTCTCAAGCACCTGCCCAGTTTGGCAGACCAGTATGTTGGCTACAGATTACAGCAACAGCTGAATGCCTCCGTAAAGATCTATTGCTGCAAGGTGTGCTCGGTGAACACTGGAACTCTAGACCAAATGTTGCATCACCTGCTGGTGGAACCTGTGCATCACACTATCGCCATACAAGTGCAAAGCTTTATTGTTGAAAACAAGAAGTACACCACAAAACCCACTCCTAATGGGAATGGATTATATGTCACGTTCCCAAGTATCGCCCCGAAACCACAGAATTCTCAGACATTTACAAATAACTCGTTGGTTTTACAGAGTAATGGCCAGTCTCCTGGGACTGTACTGGCTTTGCAGCAAGTACAAGGAGCTACAAACAGTGCAACACTGATTTGCACACCAGGAACCAACCAAGCTTTCCTGCCCCCCCAAGCCTCAGCGCTAGTGCAGCTGGCTAGCGCTGAAGCTAAAGGTTTGCTCCAACCCGGTGCCACAATATCCCTCCAAAGTGCTCCACCGCAAGGATCATCAGCCATTGTTCAGGTTCCCACTATGACTAATATGTCTCTGAAACCGGCACCAATAACCCAACCTGTTGCTACAACTCAGCCCCTACAGCAACAACCTCCACAAGTGCAGCAGGTTGCTCTTCCTCCCGGAATGCAGCCCAGTGTGTCTGGGCCTGGGaccgggactgggactgggactgtggctAAGCAAACCAAACACACCCCACTACAGGGTACCATGCTGACGTCACAATCCCTACTAAGTCACCTGATTCCGACTGGTAATAGAGTGAACGGCATGCCCACATACACCTTTGCTCCTCTGCAAGCCACAATGCCCGTCTCCCAGAGAACAACCACTCCCCTTCAACCTGTCGAGCAAACTAGTAACTCGGCACCACAAACCAAGAAATGGGTCACGTGTCCCTTCTGCAATGAGCTtttcccttcaaatgtctttgaATTGCACACAGAGGCAGCACATCAAACAAAGTCCTCTACCTCGAGGTCTCAAAGCTTGGCGGCCAGAGCAGCATCCCTCAAGAAAATGCCTGACAAAACAGTCAAATGCCTAACATGCAAAATTCTACTATCAGAAAAGACACTCTTCCAGCACCTGCTTCATGGCCTCAACTGTTTGTACTGCTCAGCTTTGTTCTTTTCTATCAAGCAGCTCATAGTTCATGTGCAGATCCACAATCCCTCGGGCAAGGTATACTGTGATTTCCTAAGGCAAAAGTATAGggtgtactctaaaccaaacgggGACATTCTGTTTCCTTACATTGACGTGAACACCACCGCACCTAAAGAGATTCTAGGAGATACGGAGGTCAATCTTGCTCTGGTAACAAACACTTTGGACTTGATCTTCTTTAAAATCCATCCCAGCAACCAGCAGGAAATCTGCCAGGCACCTGTTAAGTTCAACAGCATGTACTGCCCCTTCTGCGATGAAAAATTCCAGAATCAGTCCGTTCATGCCCAGCACCTGAAGCAGAAACACTTTGTCGCACCCACCATTCATGCCATCCTCAAGACCGAGGCGTTCAAATGCATATATTGCAATGGCGTGTACACGGGAAAGGTCACCCAACAGGCTGTGATGCTCCACATTCAGAGATGCCGCTGCTCGCCGAAACCTCCACAGCCGCCGAAGCCCCCTCATCTGCCTAAACCCACATTAGTGGTGCACCAACAGCAGCCACCAAAACCAACCCAGCAGATCAGTCAGACAACAGGACTCTACTTTGTCCCGATGCCTCAAGGACTGACAATGGCACGGACTTTAGCTCCAGCTCGAGTGATTGCTCCCACAAAACCTCCAGAACCTGAAGAATCTGAAGCAGAGAAGCAGTCTAAGAAAAGACTGGAAGCTGCGTTGAAGGAGGCCATGGAGGCCAACAAACGAGAGCGGGAACACAAAGCAGCCATGCGCAAGAAGAGAGAGGAGGAAAGGCTGTTGCAAGAAAAGCTGGAGCAAGAGAAGAAGTTACTCCAACCAGAGCCTGAGGTTCAGAGCGACCCTATGGTGAAGCTCCTCATAGAACCGAACTCGATGGAGCGACGTTGTGTCGAGAATCGCCGAGATTTTATAACAAAGTACTTCAACCTGAATCCATATGCGAGCAAGGCTGAGACCGAAGAGCTTAGCAGGAGGCTTTCCCTAAACAAATCAGAGCTGTTGGGGCAGTTCAGCAAGAGGCGCAGCAAGTGCATAAAGAGTCTCGGAAGTAATTCAGCCGCCATTCTCCTTGGATTTAACATGACTGAAATGAGCAAAGTAAAGCACAACATGCTGATACCGGAGCAGCAGCCACCTGTCGACGCCTTGGATACTCAgcaggatgatgatgaagaagcggAATCTCCGCCGCCATCCACCGACGTGGGAATGCAGGCAAGGGCCACCGAACCAGAATCGATAGATGTAAGTGAAGCTACAAAAGCCTCCACAGGAGAGCAGATGGAATGA